The DNA region AGGAAGTGCCATGATGTCAATCACTAGAATACACATCAATAATTGATAAGGAAGATCAGGCTAAAGGTAACTACTTTTTGCTCATCTGGTAAAAGACATAATAGGTAAAAAAAAGCTATCGGTTCCTTTACTTCCTTACCTCGAGTAAGTTGAAAAAAATGCTATACAAACGGTTTTCTTTTCTCATGCGACCTCCCATGCCAAGGAGGCTTGAAGGGATCCATCCCAATACCTTAAAAGAAAGGAGGTGTTATAGGAAGTTCTTATTGTTGGAATTGAGCAAAACATGGAGATCAGTGTTGGCAGCCTTAAACGCTCTTAGACTTTCGATGTGGGATTTTGTACAACGGCGATACAAAGCATGAGATGGAGGATTGGAACTTATGAACTGATAAAAACTTCCCCTTTTTGGCTCTTGTAGAACAAATACCATGCACAACATCAGGAACCACAAGGTCATAGCACACTTGGTATACACCAAGTAAATTAAGATTATGCTAACACAGATGATCTCTGGTATTCTGTCTGTCGAGCTGGAAGATAAGATATATACAATCCTAACAAAAACGCGTTATCCGTGATTATAATCACAGATTAATGAGTGTCCTCCGCCATTGGAGCATAGTAGGGGAAGGTTGTCGCAGTTGAAATGGCTATCGGTATATCATGGAATATTATGTGCTAAAATACACTTGTAAAAAAGGAAACAGCAAAATGCTCATTAACAGAAAGCGTGATTCAAAATTAATGCCCCAACATGTACCATAACATGGCAGACAAAAAACTAATGAGAAAGATCAGAGGTCTACATTGTCAAAGATGAGAACAAGAAAAAGCTACATTACAAGAAACAGAAATGTGAAGGTCTTAGCCTTGAACAGCCTTGGCCAAGCCAAAAGCAGCAGCAGATGCAACTGCTCCAATTAGTGCTGTCTGGAAAGCGCTCCTAAATGGCCTGCTTCCAGTAAAGTGGCCTTTGGCGTAGCCGAAGATTAGTAAGGCCAGTATAGTTGCCAAAACAGAGGCGATGAGAGCCTTTCTTGCGATAGAAATGAGCATGTATGGAATTAGAGGGACTAATCCTCCCAAGATGTAAGCAATGGCGATGGTAAATGCACTCTGAAGCGCTCTCCTTGGATCTGGCTTCTCTAAACCAAGTTCAAATCTGTCATTCAACAAAAAAACTTCGTATTAAAGTTGGTCCGGCCATGAGAACTAAAATCGCAGTATTTGcagccagtggcggagccacattgaAGCAAGGGGGTTCATATGATACCCCTTgctcaaaaaattaattattatacAAATATATTACAAGCCAAAAATAATAAATGCATGATAAATACAAGTGTTGAATCCCCTTGATTTGAAACACAAGCTTGATATAGTCTATTTTTATAAAGGTTGAATCCTCTTAATGAAATTTCTGGCTCCGTCACTGATTGTAGCGGACTTTATGTGATTAGAAGAAGCCAGATCAATAAGCAATTCAAATAGAAGGTCAAAGCAATATCATCATATTCACCATTATGACAGATGAAATTTTTATCCAACTCCGTCAAGAAATATAGAAAactgaaaaggaaaaaaagaaaaaagaagagataTTGGCAATGGCAATGTTCTTGCAATGACTTAAGGAGGGTTCTAATGAATAGAACTTGAAGCTTTAGATGACTTTATTAGTTAAGGATTTCGAAAAGGAACCATTTAACACGAGTAACTTCATCAAACGGTGATTCAAAGATCTTTTTGGATAGAAATCTACAGCAACTTGCATCGAGAACATTTAATTCTACCATCTCAAGTAATTTCAATCCAAACACTGTCACTATTGTTTAATTTGTTCTGGATTAGTCAAGGCCTAAAGCTTCTATGGGGCCATGATTGATCAGATAAACAAGAAAGTTAAAACTTATCCATCCTACTAACTGAATAAAGTTGAAGAATGGGTCCGAAAAGGAGTGATCGGTCAGCTAAATACCAAATAAAATGGAGGGACCATCATAAAAGAAAAGCTAGAAACCATTCAAAGTGTTTGCTCCACTTTGAGTGGCCTGCCATTAAGTAGATTGCGATAAGGTTCCCAAATCATGATTTCTTCTGTGGTCCAAATCGGACTCAAATGCTCTTTTCTTTCCCCTCAAGTCTCAGATGGAACTCATATACTTCCATATCCCTCTCCTACTCTAACACAACAAAAACTAAAATCTCCAAACATGTCACGTACAGCTCCGTTCGTGCGTGTTGAAACTTTCAAATATGTAAGTCCCAGATGAGTCTCTTGACTGCTGACATTGTAAACTGTCAATTTGGTTTCCTGACCATTACCACATACCAGAAGAACCTTAAAACTACAATTTTAACTTTCTTGAAGAGAATTAACAATTTTATGAGATTTTAGCATACATTTCTTAATCTTTGTAACTCTCAGCCCATTAGTTGACTTGAAAAAACTAGATATTGCATAAAGAAAGCAAGCATAGATGTATAGTAATAGAAAATCTTGACTTAGTTGCATTCTCCACCCAATAGTAAGCAGAAAAAGAGAGATTACAATAGACTCACTTCATCATAAAGTCGAGCCATGCCTGTGGGTTCTTCTTCAAAGCATTTACCACCGGTGCATATTCATGGGGCTGAATCCCATATTCTGACAAAATTTCTGCAATCTCCGCTGCTTCTGCAATTTATACCAATATACCACAAGCTGTGTCAAACAAAGTAACCTTCCAAAGTAATTTGCAAGTTAACACATTTTTTAACAATAAGAAAAAAATACTAGCCATATGTACTTCCCCTCATATACCTAGTTACTGAAATTCAATCCATATGTCTTATATGTATGATGTATCCACGTTCTTCCTTATCTCCCACACCATCCCCGAAAAAATCTAGCCAGTGTATATTGTGAGAGGGACAGAGAAGTGAATGCTAATGGGTAACAAGTAAATGTGCATAACAAAGCCATGCCATCCTGAATGTATGAAAAGGGATCCTTCTTTTCAATGGACTGTAAACAATAATGAAAAGAACAACAAACAAACAAGCAAAAATTGACAGAGTATAAAACATTAAATGGTCATCTCAAACTTTTTATATAGAGTTAGGTGACACTTTATATGAAAAAGAATTTCTTTCAGATTCCCAACCACTTTTAAATGCCAGGGAAAAGAAATTCCTTCAACTAAACTTATGTGATAACAATGTCAATCAGTGCCGCACGCACATTGCTTCAAGTAGTGACATCCGACATCGATTcaccaaaaaaaattattaaatatatagtcatatattttttgaaattataTGTATACGATACCAGTTGAAAAATAATGCAAAGAAAACATCAGTTCGGAATGGAATTAGCAAAGCCTTGTAAAAACACCACAATCTCAAATCCACAACTCTGCACTAGCTCAGTTATGATATAGGCTGACATTGGTTGCATAAAATCATATGTATGCCACAGTGTGACATTAGAATTTATACCTGTATCAGGTACAGCGATGATTTCTTCTTCTTCCCTCTTAAGCTCTCTCATATAGTGATCAGCCTCACTCTTGGCAGCCAAATAACTGCAAAATCCATGTAAAGGGAATGAATCAATGATTAGTATAAAGTTTTAGCAGTCCAAGTACTTGTACATCAATCAAGCAGCAAAAACTCGATATCAAACCAGCAGATAAACTATCTAAAATGCTAACTCCAATATATGTCATGAAAAGAAAAAACACATCTATTATTACTCCTTAAGATTCATTATAATTCAAGATTTAGACTAGTCATTAACCTATCACAACCCCCACATTTTATGAACTTTGAACCGTTTATGCAAAAGTCAAATATAGTTGAGTTCACAAAGGTTGAATTTCAAGTCATAGGTGAATGGACCCATACAACCCAATATTTTTGACATGGAACATAAATACACACATGTGACAAAAAGAATACATTTTTCACCCACACATATACATTTTGTGTGCAAGAAAAATCACTAAAATTTCAACAAATATTAAATTCTAAACTCGTATTAAAAATACAATGAGTTCACTAATAAAGTCTTGGGGTTGCCACCGTTATAGTTATGATTCCACAGAACCAGCTTTGGCTCAAATCCTGATTTgtattaaaaaattaatttaatatgtataaatactATATTTAAAACTCAATAAGCAAAAAGAATTATAATCCAGAATCGATAAACTAAAAGTTCTGGATTCACGTCGAATAAAAAAATATAGTATCAAGTATATAAATTTTGAGTTCGACTAAAAAacataaataacaacaacaacatactcagtgtaatcccacaagtagtCTAGATTGGGCAGGTATATGCACACCTTATACTACCTTTATGGAGTAGAGGTTGTTTCTAAtataccctcggctcaagaaaatagtataaccaaaataaaagaaacaacAGTAGTAATAGAATCGAAATCGTAACTAGCATACTAGTAATAATTAACATACTATTGAGTTAAAATTCTGAATTCGCCGCCGTATACCGTACTTGtaaatatttttctaaaaaaaggagaaagaaataaAAGAATATATACCCTCCAAGTCCCATGGAAATAGCACCAGCAGCAACTTCAGCAATACCAGCAGTTAAAATAATAGAAGATGACGCATTTGCCCCTGACAACCCCGCTGCCAATGCAAATGGAACCGTTAATCCATCGGAAACTCCTATGATTATGTCCCTAACAATCTCACCAGCAGTGAAATGTTTTTCCTTGTGTTGATCCAATAAAGATTTCTCAGATTCATGTGCCATGTAGATTATTGTACTACGTAGTACTAATATGAATAcgaaaagaaaaacaagaatctttttttttttttttttgcgttgtgtgtgtgtgttttgtgttgtgattgttgttttaTAGGGGGAAAAGAAGTGGAGGTGGAAGATGATGTTTGTATTTGGCTTTTTATGGAAAGCAGGTAAGGTTTAATTGGCAACGTAATCGAACTGAGATTCCTGGGAAAAAGACGTATGTATATAATTCACCATTAATATTTACTTTTAAAACTTGATATATTACCAAAAATAATAAAGAGATTTAAAAAGGATGAATTTTTTTTCCACCGTTTCAAGTAATATTTCCATCTGAAAGATGTTGTATTTTCAGTCTGTTCGTCCAATTCATGAGATACTCTTCGCTGTAATTTCAGTCCGTtcgttcaatttatgtgatattcttCGCTTTTCGATAGTCAATGTGATtaaattttgaagctaaattaaattagattaaCTAAATATTTTAAGATTACGATTTATATATTTGGAAGCTATATTAAAAGTACTATAACTTGTAGTTTTGCTCATATCAATTCagtaaaaaaatacattttaaaatgttggtcaaaattcATACAGTCTGAATCTCAGGAAGCGAAaattgtcacataaattaggCCAAAGTTTATGATTGTAAATAATGGAAGGGTTTTCAGATTTCAGAAATGAATAATTTTTTTCAATTTGGTTCCAGTAAAGTaggcaataatttttttttttttggtttctcaaTTAATATTCGATACTCGTATTAGGGTCTCGATTAATTTGAATTTGCGTCATATGGGCTCATTTAAGGAGAAAGCCTTCCTTATTTCAGGGTTCAACTCCGATCGAGATCTCTGATTAGCCTGTTTGGCTAACCTTCTataatcagcttattttaaaaaatgtttttcaaaaaaacacttttggcaaaaaacagtttgtgtttggccaattaattttaaAAGTAGTTTTGAGCatcaattagtgtttggccaagcttttacaaagtgtttctaagtgtatctttctcaaaagtacttttcaaataagtacttttgggcaaaagctatttttttagcttctgaaaaactggtTCTGCTACTCctcagaagcacttattttcttccaaaagATTGGCTAAACACCTCACTTattttcaaataagcacttattaaaaaaataagtacttttgaggggaaaataagcttggccaaacaggctataagagtGGAGGGACATGACGAAGATAGTGAAATATTGATAAATAATAACAATTTGGTATGAAATAAAGACTAACTTAACTTATAAAGAACAAAAGATACAAAATGATCAAATAGGTAAAACAGTACGTAATACTGTTACTATTGCTTTTGTATTAATATTGCTTCTTGTTGTTTCAACATTACATAtgagcttcctatttataggagcaaaatACAATGGATAAGTAACCAAGTAGACTTGGTGACTAATCCATAAAACTTACACGTATGGATGTCTAAGATAAGCACAAGATAATATCTTGGCGCATAAGATAATTAATGCACatccactacttgggatatttacaacactcccccttggatgtccattaatagatgatgtacctcgttaaaaccttattaggaaaaacccccTGGGAAAAAGTcccaatgaaggaaaaagagtacacagatctagtaatacgctttgggggctgcctcattaaaaaccttgccaagaaaacccaatgggacaaaaccttggcgTAGGGAAAAAGAGTATCGTGGGTATTTTGGTATCATatttcaagccacatctttctctgatgaaatgtatcactgatcgtaaccacacacattctctacttgcttcatgtatagctattatctcagcatgatttgatgaaatagctacaatagactgctttgtagatcgccatgatctgctttgtagatcgccatgATATgacagtacctccgcatgtaaacagatagcccgtttgagatcgagctttatgtggatcagataaataacctgcagcTACATAACCAACTAGATCTGTACTACCATTGTTagcataaaacagacccatatcgctagttcctttCGGATATCACAATATATGCTTAATACAGTTCCAATgtctccgtgtaggagaagagctatatcttgctagcaaattaacagaaaacactacgtcaggtcttgtagcattagcaagatacataagtgcacctattgcactaagatatggtacttcaggaccaagtagctcttcgttttcttcctgaggtcggaacggatctttgctcacttcaagtgagcgaacaaccataggagtacttaaaggatgcgcattgtccatgtaaaaccgttttaagactttctcagtataggcagattgatggataaagatcccttttgcgaaatgttcaatttgcagaccaagacagggTTTTGTCTTTCTAAGATCATTCATCTCAAATGCTTCCTTCAAATATttaatcgccttttggagctcttttggagttccaatgagatttatgtcatcaacataaacatcaAGTATAACAAACTTTGagtttgttttcttaataaaaacacatggacagatggcatcatttatataacctttatttatcaagtactcactgaAGCGATTGTACCAAATatgccctgattgttttagaccatataatgatctttgtaatctgattgaatacatttcctgAGACTTtgaaccaaatgcttcaggcattttatatccttcaggaactTTCATATaaacttcattatcaagtgagccataaagataagttgtaaccacatccatcagatgtatttcaagggtttcatatacagctaaactgatgacatatcgaaatgttatagcatccataactgATGAAtacgtttcttcatagtcgacgctgggtctttgagagaatccttgtgcaacaaggcgtgctttgtatcgcacaatttcgtttctctcatttctttttcgtacaaagacccatttgtggcCAACTAGTTTTACActattaggcgtttggactacaggtccaaaaacctcacgtttagcaagtgaatttaattctgattgaactgcttcttgccattttggctaatcatatcttcgtcgacattcttcgacagattgaggttcctgatcctcactgcctttcataatatttagtgcaacattatatgcaaaaacactattcaccacaaATTTCGAACGATTCAAATTGACCTCATCACCAATAGAacttaatgatagttctttactcactggagtctcgggtttgctgatttcttcaggaatatcaggattaatcagatcttgaatctcttcatgagatcctttcatagtgtcattctgatcattgtttgtatttttttttctagtatttttatccttggagcttaatggcctaccacgcttcaggcgtggat from Lycium barbarum isolate Lr01 chromosome 10, ASM1917538v2, whole genome shotgun sequence includes:
- the LOC132614019 gene encoding vacuolar iron transporter 1; protein product: MAHESEKSLLDQHKEKHFTAGEIVRDIIIGVSDGLTVPFALAAGLSGANASSSIILTAGIAEVAAGAISMGLGGYLAAKSEADHYMRELKREEEEIIAVPDTEAAEIAEILSEYGIQPHEYAPVVNALKKNPQAWLDFMMKFELGLEKPDPRRALQSAFTIAIAYILGGLVPLIPYMLISIARKALIASVLATILALLIFGYAKGHFTGSRPFRSAFQTALIGAVASAAAFGLAKAVQG